In a single window of the Streptomyces sp. CGMCC 4.7035 genome:
- a CDS encoding FAD-dependent monooxygenase produces MAPDREIPKVLVVGAGIGGLTAAIALRRFGIDVEIYERASQMRTAGTGLSINSNATTALRSIGIDLGLEKRGQIVEQFRMMNRHGKLIREQPVKELFARAGAPSFSISRSELQKALLDEATGIPLTLNATMTHYTQDEGSVTAHFEDGTEARGDFLIGADGFKSAVRRQLSGLQDVREAGYICWLAITEFSHPKIKPGYVGHYWGSGQRFGIVDIGDGRVYWWGTKNMPPALSHDWAGGKKEVADTFSGWADEVREIIDQTSDDAILNVPARDRAFLERWGDGRVTLLGDAAHPMLTSLAMGSAMAIEDAVVLASTLADAPGMGPQALRAYEGHRVERTRTMVDKSRSLSKVEQLEGPIQCLLRDTFMRLIPKSALIRNNEEAVTFRNPVS; encoded by the coding sequence ATGGCACCCGACAGGGAAATACCCAAGGTCTTGGTCGTCGGAGCTGGCATAGGCGGCTTGACAGCCGCCATCGCATTGCGTCGCTTCGGAATCGACGTCGAGATCTACGAACGCGCGTCGCAGATGCGCACCGCAGGGACCGGATTGTCGATCAACAGCAACGCTACTACCGCCCTCCGCTCCATAGGAATCGATCTTGGTCTGGAAAAGCGCGGCCAAATCGTCGAGCAATTCAGAATGATGAACCGCCACGGGAAACTCATCCGAGAACAGCCCGTCAAGGAACTCTTTGCCCGAGCCGGAGCTCCCAGTTTTTCCATCAGCCGCTCGGAACTCCAGAAGGCGCTCCTCGACGAGGCGACAGGAATTCCGCTGACGCTGAACGCCACCATGACGCATTACACCCAGGACGAGGGCAGCGTCACCGCACATTTTGAGGATGGAACCGAGGCACGCGGTGACTTCCTCATCGGCGCGGACGGATTCAAATCTGCCGTGCGGCGTCAATTGTCCGGCCTTCAGGACGTCAGAGAAGCCGGATATATTTGCTGGCTTGCCATCACAGAATTCTCGCATCCGAAAATAAAGCCCGGTTACGTCGGGCACTACTGGGGGAGTGGCCAACGCTTCGGCATCGTCGACATCGGCGACGGACGCGTCTACTGGTGGGGCACCAAGAACATGCCACCCGCCTTGTCCCACGACTGGGCCGGCGGCAAGAAGGAGGTCGCCGACACCTTCTCGGGTTGGGCGGACGAAGTGCGGGAGATCATCGACCAAACCTCCGACGACGCCATTCTGAACGTCCCTGCGCGCGATCGCGCCTTTCTGGAGCGCTGGGGCGATGGCCGCGTCACACTTCTTGGCGACGCCGCCCATCCCATGCTCACCAGCCTTGCCATGGGATCCGCCATGGCGATCGAGGATGCCGTCGTGTTGGCGTCCACGCTCGCCGACGCGCCCGGCATGGGCCCGCAGGCGCTACGCGCCTACGAGGGTCACCGAGTTGAGCGGACACGGACGATGGTCGACAAGTCTCGTTCCCTGAGCAAGGTGGAACAACTCGAGGGACCGATTCAGTGTCTCCTCCGGGACACCTTCATGCGTCTCATTCCCAAGTCGGCGCTGATACGCAACAACGAGGAAGCAGTGACGTTCAGGAATCCTGTCTCCTGA
- a CDS encoding helix-turn-helix domain-containing protein, with amino-acid sequence MSTGDDVEQFAVLLRRLKDRTDRSYGSLARRLNMNTSTLHRYCAGEAVPQDYAPVERLAAFCGATPEERHELHRLWLLAVTARQRPRAREGAAEPATAEEAAEPTNAKGVPEPAGGRRASGPDSRTALGTGSSADGIGGDGSGRSGAPRRLEASTSDAGASDAGLPASDPPVPGGPEPTIQWDAARSTGRPWYRRRRTVVGAAAATVLLATLGSLSALSADRSHDSSAKVAGQSRTAGTSTSPHPSAAATSASPSRSSASPSAGVRASGSPKPKGGPSADAKSDAPAPTGVPLAWTADSQIWDGGCGHDYVIQKEPAQVPPPPVEQDAGVWAATQEAVPGRQTMVQISVQGKSSTAVVLEALRVRIVSRGTPVTGNAYAMGQGCGGDLTPRDFSVNLDVNRPIAHARAVEFPYRVSAEDPEVLLVTATTETYDCKWYLELAWSSQGRTGTVRIDDHGRPFRTSGIKGLPHYWYGTNGHGVRQWVPAD; translated from the coding sequence GTGTCGACCGGGGACGACGTCGAGCAGTTCGCGGTGCTGCTGCGCCGACTGAAGGACCGCACGGACCGGAGCTACGGCTCTCTGGCCCGGCGCCTCAACATGAACACCTCCACGCTGCACCGCTACTGCGCGGGCGAGGCGGTCCCGCAGGACTACGCCCCGGTGGAGCGCCTGGCCGCCTTCTGCGGGGCGACACCGGAGGAACGCCACGAACTGCACCGCCTGTGGCTGCTCGCGGTGACGGCACGACAGCGGCCGAGGGCGCGTGAGGGGGCGGCGGAGCCGGCAACGGCCGAGGAGGCAGCGGAGCCGACGAACGCCAAGGGGGTGCCGGAGCCGGCAGGGGGCCGACGGGCTTCGGGTCCGGACAGCCGGACGGCGCTGGGCACGGGTAGCAGCGCGGACGGCATCGGTGGTGACGGGAGCGGCAGGAGCGGTGCACCTCGGCGACTCGAGGCGAGCACGTCCGACGCGGGCGCATCCGACGCCGGGCTGCCCGCTTCCGACCCTCCCGTACCGGGTGGTCCCGAGCCGACGATCCAGTGGGACGCGGCCCGCTCGACCGGACGGCCCTGGTACCGCCGTCGCCGTACCGTCGTCGGCGCCGCCGCGGCGACCGTGCTGCTGGCGACGCTGGGCAGTCTGTCGGCGCTGTCGGCCGACCGGTCTCACGACAGCTCGGCCAAGGTCGCCGGTCAGTCCCGTACGGCAGGAACCAGTACGTCGCCCCACCCCTCGGCCGCGGCGACCAGTGCTTCCCCCAGCCGTTCGTCGGCCTCGCCCTCCGCGGGAGTACGGGCTTCGGGGAGCCCCAAGCCGAAGGGCGGACCGTCGGCGGACGCGAAGAGCGACGCCCCCGCGCCGACCGGTGTGCCGCTCGCCTGGACCGCCGACTCGCAGATCTGGGACGGTGGTTGCGGGCACGACTACGTCATCCAGAAGGAGCCGGCCCAGGTGCCCCCGCCGCCGGTGGAGCAGGACGCCGGGGTGTGGGCGGCAACGCAGGAGGCCGTGCCGGGACGGCAGACGATGGTGCAGATCTCGGTGCAGGGGAAGTCGTCCACGGCCGTGGTCCTGGAGGCCCTCCGGGTCCGTATCGTCAGCCGCGGCACCCCGGTCACCGGCAACGCGTACGCCATGGGCCAAGGCTGCGGCGGCGACCTGACGCCCCGTGACTTCTCCGTGAACCTGGACGTCAACCGCCCGATCGCCCACGCGCGCGCCGTGGAGTTCCCCTACCGCGTCTCCGCCGAGGACCCGGAGGTGTTGCTGGTCACCGCGACGACCGAGACCTACGACTGCAAGTGGTACCTGGAACTCGCCTGGTCCTCCCAGGGCCGCACCGGCACGGTGCGCATCGACGACCACGGCCGCCCGTTCCGCACCAGTGGCATCAAGGGCCTGCCCCACTACTGGTACGGCACGAACGGCCACGGTGTGCGACAGTGGGTGCCCGCCGACTGA
- the arsM gene encoding arsenite methyltransferase gives MSEQSTDLRETVRQRYAAAAVKVAEGGAACCGPQPVEVDENFGSTLYAADERDALPAETVAASLGCGNPTAVAELREGERVLDLGSGGGIDVLLSARRVGPTGKAYGLDMTDEMLALALANAEKAGATNVEFLKGTIESVPLPTNTIDVVISNCVINLSVDKPAVFSETFRVLKSGGRIGVSDVVADDTLTPEQRAERGDYVGCIAGALSFAEYRAGLEAAGFSDIEITPTHSVADGMHSAIVRATKPVTADTSSEAAEPADACCGVNACCTPDESSADPTLTVGEAKTASGCRCQN, from the coding sequence ATGAGCGAGCAGTCCACCGACCTGCGCGAAACCGTCCGCCAGCGCTACGCCGCCGCAGCCGTGAAGGTCGCCGAAGGCGGCGCCGCTTGTTGCGGACCGCAGCCGGTCGAGGTCGACGAGAACTTCGGCTCGACCCTGTACGCCGCCGACGAGCGCGACGCACTGCCTGCCGAGACCGTGGCCGCCTCCCTCGGTTGCGGCAACCCGACCGCCGTCGCAGAACTGCGTGAGGGTGAACGCGTCCTCGACCTCGGCTCCGGCGGCGGCATCGACGTGCTGCTCTCCGCCCGCCGTGTCGGCCCCACCGGCAAGGCCTACGGGCTGGACATGACTGACGAGATGCTGGCCTTGGCCCTGGCCAACGCCGAGAAGGCGGGCGCGACGAACGTCGAGTTCCTCAAGGGCACCATCGAGTCCGTCCCGCTGCCCACGAACACCATCGACGTGGTGATCTCGAACTGCGTGATCAACCTTTCCGTCGACAAGCCCGCCGTCTTCTCCGAGACCTTCCGCGTTCTCAAGTCCGGCGGCCGAATCGGCGTCTCCGACGTCGTCGCCGACGACACCCTCACACCGGAGCAGCGAGCCGAGCGCGGCGACTACGTCGGCTGCATCGCCGGCGCACTCTCCTTCGCCGAGTACCGCGCAGGGCTGGAAGCCGCGGGGTTCTCGGACATCGAGATCACCCCGACCCATTCGGTCGCGGACGGAATGCACTCGGCAATCGTCCGTGCCACGAAGCCGGTCACGGCCGACACTTCCTCCGAGGCTGCCGAGCCGGCCGATGCCTGCTGCGGAGTCAACGCCTGCTGCACCCCGGACGAATCCTCAGCCGACCCCACCCTGACCGTCGGCGAAGCCAAGACGGCGTCGGGATGCCGATGCCAGAACTGA
- a CDS encoding ArsR/SmtB family transcription factor, with product MSKQELEVIGQDAACCAGLSTTPLDEAQAAELAKVFKALGDPVRLRLMSMIASRGEGGEVCVCELTPAFELSQPTISHHLKLLRQAGLIDCERRGTWVYYWVQPGVLDRLAAFLTAPQTAGATA from the coding sequence ATGTCGAAACAAGAGCTTGAGGTGATCGGGCAGGACGCCGCGTGTTGCGCGGGTCTGTCCACCACGCCGCTGGATGAGGCCCAGGCGGCCGAGCTGGCGAAGGTGTTCAAGGCCCTGGGCGACCCGGTCCGCCTGCGGCTGATGTCGATGATCGCGTCGCGCGGTGAAGGCGGCGAGGTCTGCGTGTGCGAGCTGACGCCGGCCTTCGAGCTGTCCCAGCCGACGATCTCCCACCACCTCAAGCTGCTCCGGCAGGCCGGACTCATCGACTGCGAGCGGCGCGGGACCTGGGTGTACTACTGGGTGCAGCCCGGCGTCCTGGACCGGCTCGCCGCATTCCTCACCGCGCCGCAGACCGCCGGAGCCACAGCGTGA
- a CDS encoding aquaporin has protein sequence MTAALGRRLAAEAVGTGLLVVVVVGSGIQATELSRDVGVQLLANSVATVFGLGVLIALLGPVSGAHFNPAVTLAAWFTGRHKADGLTLRDVAAYVPAQIAGAIGGAILADAMFAKPLVQWSTHDRSASHLWLGEVVATAGLILLIFGLERIGNAPLAPVAVASYIGAAYWFTSSTSFANPAVTIGRAFTDTFAGIAPASVAPFIAAQLAGAALGLGAVIAVYGRPVPAADEVVVPHGEPELASS, from the coding sequence GTGACCGCGGCCCTGGGTCGACGGCTCGCCGCTGAAGCCGTGGGGACCGGGCTGCTGGTGGTCGTGGTGGTCGGCTCCGGCATCCAGGCGACCGAGCTGTCGCGCGACGTGGGCGTGCAGCTGCTCGCCAACTCCGTCGCCACCGTCTTCGGCCTGGGCGTGCTGATCGCTCTGCTCGGGCCGGTCTCCGGCGCGCACTTCAACCCGGCCGTCACCCTGGCCGCCTGGTTCACCGGCCGCCACAAGGCCGACGGCCTCACCCTGCGGGACGTGGCCGCGTACGTGCCCGCACAGATCGCCGGGGCCATCGGCGGGGCGATCCTGGCCGACGCAATGTTCGCCAAGCCGCTGGTCCAGTGGTCCACGCACGACCGGTCCGCCTCTCACCTGTGGCTCGGCGAGGTGGTCGCCACGGCCGGGCTGATCCTGCTCATCTTCGGACTCGAACGCATCGGCAATGCCCCCCTCGCACCGGTTGCCGTTGCCTCGTACATCGGTGCCGCCTACTGGTTCACCTCCTCCACCTCCTTCGCGAACCCGGCAGTCACCATCGGCCGGGCCTTCACCGACACCTTCGCCGGAATCGCCCCCGCCTCCGTCGCCCCCTTCATCGCGGCCCAACTAGCAGGAGCTGCGCTCGGGCTGGGCGCCGTGATCGCGGTGTATGGCCGTCCCGTCCCCGCCGCTGACGAGGTCGTCGTCCCACACGGCGAACCCGAGCTCGCCTCCTCCTGA
- a CDS encoding arsenate reductase ArsC: MSTPAPRPSVLFVCVHNAGRSQMGAAFLTRLGGDQVEVRSAGSAPADAVNPAVVQAMAEVGIDISAETPKVLTTEAVQSSDVVITMGCGDACPVFPGKQYLDWQLDDPAGQGVDAVRPIRDAIEQQVRDLLAELGITAAV; this comes from the coding sequence ATGAGCACCCCCGCCCCGCGCCCCTCGGTCCTGTTCGTCTGCGTCCACAACGCCGGCCGCTCGCAGATGGGTGCTGCCTTCCTGACCCGCCTGGGGGGTGACCAGGTCGAGGTCCGCTCGGCCGGCTCCGCCCCTGCCGACGCGGTCAACCCTGCCGTCGTCCAGGCAATGGCGGAGGTCGGCATCGACATCTCCGCCGAGACACCCAAAGTCCTCACCACCGAGGCGGTGCAGTCCTCGGACGTGGTGATCACGATGGGCTGCGGGGACGCCTGCCCCGTCTTCCCCGGCAAGCAGTACCTGGACTGGCAGCTGGACGATCCCGCCGGGCAGGGTGTCGACGCCGTACGACCGATCCGGGACGCCATCGAACAGCAGGTACGTGACCTGCTCGCCGAACTCGGGATCACCGCGGCGGTGTGA
- a CDS encoding STAS domain-containing protein has product MTFSRLDIHRRNRGERTLVTLAGDIGPATTPLLRAAVEQCLLDGVTEIDVDLTTVGSCDARGLDVLLSASRRASRVHARLRLHHPCAQIARLLDATGSNSLLLTAPVSPVPPAASGDLMSTATRAPEDPARRVDQPVLRDGIRLRRLTRWQAEDMREDIADLAAESVAGTAGEAYHDRGDFLHRLAVTAHRPGFALLVAETTVLVGCAFGFPVGSDDSGRGGFDGTLQEIIQRLTSRARFVVLTQVVAHPHAQHRDIARRLQQRLLTDLHSSLGVTVLHPADQAGQAAFSSWGWQNMGEVVGLPGPVAPCVLTLSAEGQPSARR; this is encoded by the coding sequence ATGACCTTTTCCCGGCTGGACATCCATCGGCGGAACCGAGGAGAGCGGACGCTCGTCACGCTTGCCGGCGACATCGGGCCGGCCACGACGCCGCTGCTGCGGGCCGCAGTGGAGCAGTGTCTGCTGGACGGCGTCACCGAGATCGACGTCGACCTGACCACGGTCGGCTCCTGCGACGCCAGGGGCTTGGACGTCCTCCTGTCGGCATCACGGCGCGCCAGCCGGGTCCACGCTCGCCTGCGGCTGCACCATCCGTGCGCGCAGATCGCCCGGCTCCTCGATGCCACCGGATCGAATTCGCTGCTCCTTACGGCCCCCGTGAGTCCCGTGCCGCCCGCCGCATCCGGCGACCTCATGAGTACCGCGACGCGGGCGCCCGAGGACCCTGCTCGTCGGGTGGATCAGCCGGTCCTCAGGGACGGGATCCGCCTTCGCCGGCTGACCCGCTGGCAGGCAGAAGACATGCGCGAGGACATCGCTGACCTGGCTGCGGAGTCCGTCGCGGGCACCGCCGGCGAGGCGTACCACGACCGCGGAGACTTCCTGCACCGCTTGGCGGTCACTGCCCACCGCCCCGGCTTCGCCCTGCTGGTCGCCGAGACGACGGTGCTAGTCGGTTGCGCCTTCGGTTTTCCGGTGGGCTCTGACGACTCCGGTCGCGGGGGGTTCGACGGAACGCTCCAGGAAATCATCCAGCGGCTCACCTCCCGCGCACGGTTCGTCGTCCTCACCCAGGTCGTGGCCCATCCGCACGCTCAGCACCGCGATATCGCCCGCCGCCTGCAACAGCGTCTGCTCACAGACCTGCACTCCTCCCTCGGGGTCACCGTGCTGCATCCTGCCGACCAGGCAGGACAAGCCGCCTTCTCGTCCTGGGGCTGGCAGAACATGGGTGAGGTCGTCGGGCTGCCCGGCCCCGTCGCCCCCTGCGTGTTGACCCTGTCTGCCGAAGGGCAGCCCTCGGCACGCCGATGA
- a CDS encoding DUF5994 family protein, with the protein MNAITKPAEGTAPGDGHTYRMPLPRLRLTPDVSHGPLDGEWWPRCDALELELPALVGSLDPSIGTVTRVTVGTAAWPDAPHEVMAPGHVIEVVLTDLAAEAHAITMDCGTVGRWELLVIPPDEPAGAATRLLTAAADPENPLSVPRLLALVESGLDGQDTWESEGGSGLR; encoded by the coding sequence ATGAACGCCATCACAAAGCCCGCCGAAGGTACGGCGCCAGGTGACGGACACACCTACCGGATGCCCTTGCCCCGGCTGCGCCTCACGCCGGATGTCAGCCATGGCCCGCTGGACGGCGAATGGTGGCCGCGCTGCGACGCACTGGAACTGGAGCTGCCCGCGCTGGTCGGCTCCTTGGATCCGAGCATCGGCACCGTCACCCGCGTGACCGTGGGGACCGCCGCCTGGCCCGATGCCCCGCACGAGGTGATGGCGCCCGGCCATGTGATCGAGGTGGTCCTGACCGATCTCGCCGCCGAGGCGCACGCCATCACCATGGACTGCGGCACCGTGGGACGCTGGGAACTGCTGGTGATCCCCCCGGATGAGCCAGCCGGAGCGGCCACCCGGCTGCTGACCGCTGCCGCCGACCCCGAAAACCCACTGTCGGTTCCGCGCCTGCTGGCACTCGTCGAGAGCGGCCTCGACGGACAAGACACATGGGAGTCGGAAGGAGGGTCCGGACTCAGGTGA
- a CDS encoding PP2C family protein-serine/threonine phosphatase has translation MTAGQRADRFESFGEALLGEVLDRAHELPPHLIGPLVADVVERLGGRRPQVLLQDYGQLLLVPLPGDGLTDGEPQVIDDSEAGRCFLDAHPVELSEDDGVRVHLPLLDGGDQVGVMAVTLDSVDDHDRRILRRIAGLVADLLVTKHGYSDLFFGVRRREPMSVAAEIQWALLPPLAMIMPRVAVAGILEPAYDVAGDSFDYALNGDVLHVAMIDAMGHGLDAATMATVAIGSYRHARRAGTGLPEIYAFMDRAVADQFGPEHFVTAQMLQLDTTTGHLQWVNAGHPSPMLVRDHRVTLRLTGPTTLPVGFGGPQPQTSEMKLEPGDRLLCFTDGLIEEHKTGEDEFGEDLMIDWVNQLERTGRGIRAVARSLSHTLKRARGGHTTDDATLLLVEWRG, from the coding sequence ATGACGGCCGGACAGCGAGCGGACCGCTTCGAGAGCTTCGGGGAAGCTCTGCTGGGAGAGGTCCTCGATCGCGCGCATGAATTGCCGCCCCATCTCATCGGGCCATTGGTCGCCGACGTGGTGGAACGGCTCGGGGGCCGCCGGCCGCAGGTGCTGCTGCAGGACTACGGCCAACTGCTGCTCGTACCCCTGCCCGGCGACGGCCTCACGGACGGCGAACCGCAGGTGATCGACGACTCCGAGGCAGGCCGCTGTTTTCTCGACGCTCACCCCGTCGAACTGTCCGAGGACGACGGCGTGCGGGTTCACCTGCCACTGCTGGACGGCGGCGACCAGGTCGGGGTCATGGCAGTGACGTTGGACAGCGTCGATGACCACGACCGCCGCATACTGCGCAGGATCGCCGGCCTGGTGGCCGACCTGCTCGTGACCAAGCACGGCTACTCCGACCTCTTCTTCGGTGTCCGACGCAGGGAACCGATGAGCGTCGCCGCCGAGATCCAGTGGGCCCTGCTGCCACCGCTGGCAATGATCATGCCTCGGGTCGCCGTGGCCGGGATCCTGGAACCCGCCTATGACGTGGCGGGTGACAGCTTCGACTACGCCCTCAACGGAGACGTCCTCCACGTGGCCATGATCGACGCGATGGGGCACGGACTGGACGCGGCCACGATGGCGACCGTGGCCATCGGCTCCTACCGCCACGCCCGCCGCGCCGGCACCGGGCTGCCGGAGATCTACGCCTTCATGGACCGCGCTGTGGCGGACCAGTTCGGCCCCGAGCACTTCGTCACCGCGCAAATGCTGCAGCTGGACACCACGACGGGGCATCTTCAGTGGGTCAACGCCGGGCACCCGTCACCGATGCTCGTCCGTGATCACCGCGTCACACTCCGGCTGACCGGTCCGACGACCCTCCCTGTCGGCTTCGGGGGTCCGCAACCGCAGACGAGCGAGATGAAGCTGGAGCCGGGGGACCGCCTCCTCTGCTTCACGGACGGACTGATCGAGGAGCACAAGACCGGGGAGGACGAGTTCGGGGAGGACCTGATGATCGACTGGGTGAACCAGTTGGAGAGAACCGGCCGCGGAATCCGGGCGGTGGCGCGGTCCCTGTCCCACACGCTCAAGCGGGCGCGGGGCGGACACACCACGGATGACGCGACGCTGCTCCTGGTGGAGTGGCGCGGCTGA
- a CDS encoding DUF5994 family protein — protein sequence MTGSDARPVSRHLPSGVHEAVQPGCALLRLETTESREGVLDGAWWPRSRDIAAELPALLSALTGHLGPLTRVGLDTTAWEGLPTRIILDDRVVHIDSFPLGDDTVLITRGDQDIFSLLVVPPDTAPEAARAAMAQAVRADNVTQANQILINTGSAQVPPE from the coding sequence ATGACCGGCTCCGATGCACGGCCTGTTTCCCGGCATCTGCCCAGCGGTGTTCACGAGGCCGTGCAGCCGGGATGTGCGCTGCTCAGGCTGGAGACCACGGAGTCGCGCGAAGGCGTCCTCGACGGTGCGTGGTGGCCGCGGTCGCGCGACATCGCCGCCGAGCTGCCCGCGCTGCTGAGCGCCCTCACCGGCCATCTCGGCCCCCTCACGCGCGTCGGGCTGGACACCACGGCCTGGGAAGGGCTCCCGACGCGGATCATCCTCGACGACCGGGTGGTGCACATCGACTCCTTTCCGCTGGGCGACGACACCGTGCTGATCACCCGAGGTGACCAGGACATCTTCTCGCTGCTGGTGGTTCCGCCGGACACAGCACCCGAGGCCGCCCGCGCCGCGATGGCTCAGGCCGTCCGGGCCGACAACGTCACCCAGGCGAATCAGATACTCATCAACACAGGAAGCGCGCAGGTGCCGCCAGAGTGA